In a genomic window of Muntiacus reevesi chromosome 1, mMunRee1.1, whole genome shotgun sequence:
- the CYP4F22 gene encoding ultra-long-chain fatty acid omega-hydroxylase yields MLPITEQLLHLLGLEKTAFRLYAVSGLLLTLLFFLFRLLLKFLRLCWGFYITCRRLRCFPQPPRRNWLLGHLGMYLPNERGLQDEKKVLDDMHHVVLVWLGPVLPLVVLVHPDYIKPLVGASAAVAPKDDLFYGFLRPWLGDGLLISRGEKWSRHRRLLTPAFHFDILKPYMKIFNQCTDTMHAKWRRLAEGTEVSLDMFEHVSLMTLDSLQKCVFSYNSNCQEKMSDYISAIIELSALVVRRQYRVHHYLDFIYYRTADGRRFRQACDIVHSFTTEVIQERRRALRQQGAEAWFQARQGKMLDFIDVLLLAKDEDGKELSDEDIRAEADTFMFEGHDTTSSGLSWVLFNLAKYPEYQEKCREEIQEVMKGRELEELEWDDLTQLPFTTMCIKESLRQFPPVTLISRRCTEDIKLPDGRIIPKGIICLVSIYGTHYNPVVWPDSKVYNPYRFDPDNPQQRSPLAYVPFSAGPRNCIGQSFAMAEMRVVVALTLLRFRLSVDRTRKVRRKPELILRTENGIWLKVEPLPPWA; encoded by the exons ATGCTGCCCATCACAGAGCAACTGCTGCACCTCCTGGGGTTGGAGAAGACGGCGTTCCGTTTGTATGCTGTGTCCGGGCTCCTGCTCACCCTGCTCTTCTTCCTTTTCCGTCTGCTGCTGAAGTTCCTGAGGCTCTGCTGGGGTTTCTATATCACCTGCCGCCGACTACGCTGCTTCCCCCAGCCACCCCGGCGCAACTGGCTGCTGGGCCATCTGGGCATG TATCTTCCAAATGAGAGAGGCCTCCAAGATGAGAAGAAGGTGTTGGACGACATGCACCACGTGGTCCTCGTGTGGCTAGGACCTGTCCTGCCACTAGTGGTTCTGGTGCACCCTGACTACATCAAGCCCCTGGTGGGTGCCTCAG CTGCTGTTGCCCCCAAGGATGACCTTTTCTATGGCTTCCTGAGACCTTGGCTGG GGGATGGGTTGCTGATCAGCCGAGGTGAGAAGTGGAGCCGGCACCGCCGCCTGCTGACACCTGCCTTCCACTTCGACATCCTGAAGCCTTACATGAAGATCTTCAACCAGTGCACGGATACCATGCAT GCTAAATGGCGGCGTCTGGCAGAGGGCACGGAGGTCTCCCTTGACATGTTTGAGCATGTCAGCCTCATGACCCTGGACAGTCTTCAGAAATGTGTCTTCAGCTACAATAGCAACTGCCAGGA GAAGATGAGTGATTACATCTCGGCCATCATTGAGCTGAGTGCCCTGGTGGTCCGGCGCCAGTACCGCGTGCATCACTACCTCGATTTCATCTACTACCGCACGGCTGATGGGCGGCGCTTCCGGCAGGCCTGCGACATCGTGCACAGCTTCACCACAGAGGTCATCCAGGAGCGGCGGCGGGCGCTACGCCAGCAGGGGGCTGAGGCCTGGTTTCAGGCCAGGCAGGGCAAGATGTTGGACTTCATTGACGTGCTGCTTCTGGCCAAG GATGAAGATGGAAAGGAACTCTCAGATGAGGACATCCGAGCTGAGGCAGACACCTTCATGTTTGAGG GTCATGACACAACATCTAGTGGGCTATCCTGGGTACTGTTCAACTTGGCCAAGTATCCAGAGTACCAGGAGAAGTGCCGAGAAGAGATCCAGGAAGTCATGAAAGGCCGGGAGCTGGAGGAACTGGAGTG GGACGACCTGACCCAACTGCCCTTCACCACTATGTGCATCAAGGAGAGCCTCCGCCAGTTCCCACCTGTGACCCTGATTTCCCGCCGCTGCACGGAGGACATCAAGCTCCCAGATGGACGCATCATCCCCAAAG gAATCATCTGCCTGGTTAGCATCTATGGAACCCACTATAACCCTGTAGTGTGGCCGGACTCCAAG GTGTACAATCCCTATCGCTTTGATCCAGACAACCCACAGCAGCGCTCCCCATTGGCTTATGTGCCCTTTTCTGCAGGACCCAG GAACTGCATCGGACAAAGCTTCGCCATGGCCGAGATGCGCGTGGTCGTGGCGCTGACGCTGCTGCGCTTCCGCCTGAGTGTGGACCGAACGCGCAAGGTGCGGCGGAAGCCCGAGCTCATTCTGCGCACGGAGAACGGCATCTGGCTCAAGGTGGAGCCGCTGCCTCCGTGGGCCTGA